One window of the Etheostoma spectabile isolate EspeVRDwgs_2016 chromosome 16, UIUC_Espe_1.0, whole genome shotgun sequence genome contains the following:
- the hcar1-2 gene encoding hydroxycarboxylic acid receptor 1-2, whose amino-acid sequence MNLTASDKCCAFESPMLNHVLPPILILEFIFGLMGNIVALWMFVFHMDSWKPNSVYLAHLAVADSIVMFCLPFRADYYRRGKNWLYGDVPCRILLFLLAANRAAGIFFLTAVAVDRYLKIVHPLNRINRMGIAYALWVSLGLWALIFLATGYLLASEHFYYNNNHTQCESFNICMGFSPLFTWHNTFYMTQFFLPSLIVGFCTFRITWQLRNRTMDKQGKIKRAVQFVLAVALIFIICFFPSTVSRVAVWILKVWYNECKYFEEANLAFYTSVCFTYFNSVLNPLVYYFSSPAFTGTFDKLLNKLLRRSGNKELTESSENDISTIDGRRD is encoded by the coding sequence ATGAATCTCACTGCTTCAGACAAGTGCTGTGCCTTCGAGTCTCCCATGCTCAACCACGTTTTACCTCCAATACTGATCTTGGAGTTCATCTTCGGGCTGATGGGGAACATCGTCGCCCTGTGGATGTTCGTCTTTCACATGGACTCGTGGAAGCCCAACTCCGTGTACCTCGCTCACCTGGCTGTTGCCGACTCCATCGTGATGTTCTGCCTGCCCTTCAGGGCCGACTACTACAGGCGGGGAAAGAACTGGCTGTACGGGGATGTCCCGTGTCGAATCCTGCTCTTCCTGCTGGCAGCCAACCGTGCTGCGGGGATCTTTTTCCTCACAGCCGTGGCCGTTGACCGTTACTTAAAGATCGTCCACCCACTAAACCGGATCAACCGAATGGGTATCGCCTACGCTCTCTGGGTCTCCCTTGGTCTCTGGGCTCTGATTTTTCTTGCCACTGGATATCTTCTCGCAAGTGAGCACTTCTATTACAATAACAACCATACGCAGTGTGAGAGTTTCAACATCTGCATGGGCTTCAGTCCTCTCTTCACTTGGCACAACACTTTCTACATGACCCAGTTTTTCCTGCCCTCATTAATCGTCGGTTTCTGCACCTTCAGAATCACATGGCAGCTGAGAAACAGGACAATGGACAAACAGGGGAAAATCAAACGGGCCGTTCAATTTGTCTTGGCTGTggctttaatttttattatctGCTTTTTCCCAAGCACTGTATCACGCGTAGCTGTCTGGATACTCAAGGTATGGTATAATGAATGTAAATACTTCGAAGAGGCCAACTTGGCATTCTACACTTCAGTGTGTTTCACCTACTTCAACAGCGTCCTCAACCCTCTTGTCTATTATTTCTCGAGCCCTGCCTTCACTGGCACTTTTGACAAGCTCCTGAATAAACTGCTGAGAAGGAGTGGCAACAAAGAGCTGACAGAGTCATCTGAGAATGACATCTCCACCATTGATGGCAGAAGGGATTGA
- the denr gene encoding density-regulated protein, with amino-acid sequence MATTEMDSGSLESRPEHRTVGSNSNYPLKVLYCGVCSLPTEYCEYMPEPAKCRVWLEKNFPDVFARMTVGPAADAPNQELGTGEAPPAGEEEKKKQRRGGKGLIKQKKKTLPQKVTIAKIPRAKKKYVTRVCGMATFDIELKEAQRFFAQKFSCGASVTAEDEIIIQGDFTDDIIDVIQEKWPEVDDDSIDDLGEVKK; translated from the exons ATGGCTACTACTGAGATGGATTCTGGTTCTTTGGAAAGCAGACCAGAACATAGGACAGTGGGCTCTAACTCAAACTACCCACTGAAAGTACTTTACTGTGGAG TGTGCTCTCTGCCTACTGAG TACTGTGAGTACATGCCAGAGCCAGCCAAATGTAGGGTTTGGCTTGAGAAGAACTTCCCAGATGTATTTGCCAGGATGACCGTAG GCCCGGCAGCAGACGCACCCAACCAGGAGCTCGGCACTGGAGAGGCTCCCCCTGCAGGcgaggaggagaaaaagaaacagaggagAG GTGGAAAAGGCCTGatcaaacagaaaaagaagactCTTCCTCAGAAAGTCACAATAGCAAAAATCCCCAGAGCCAAGAAAAAATATGTCACACGGGTGTGTGGCATGGCAACATTCG ACATTGAACTGAAAGAGGCTCAGCGCTTCTTCGCCCAGAAATTCTCTTGCGGTGCCTCGGTTACAGCGGAGGATGAAATAATCATTCAGGGAGATTTTACAGATGACATAATCGACGTCATTCAAGAGAAGTGGCCTGAG GTGGATGATGACAGCATTGATGATCTGGGTGAAGTCAAGAAGTGA
- the ccdc62 gene encoding coiled-coil domain-containing protein 62, with product MDKGKGLSPSNGRALACFPRSNDTSAEYWHSTPVKRNTGGVSLDASQPSVLSSVKMDSTAQRWARSTPPLPADDLCPPSSQDTECPVNDPSGSTIQKQRRELKLLMAELKDRDRELNAMAASHHKQLHAWEQDRHRVLTLEQRCARLDDELQKRNEVIRVLTKRVWVVETREEVVQKELSVAQQQICALEQKQQNISQKCQDFEEQNQSLNSTVVALSTQVGSLQVREEELSSMLKLKDKDVMEASGHLGNLTGHLRDLETSLTESRSRESKLLRDSEENKRRYREARNEITHLKEELQQQVTQSSTQREEIIRLKQELQLLRRDLALSGEGDCWRDELLDLARSKQERTMSELRCLRQVCENQRNDLQLLQLNLETARETLQEKTAQGSPGSQEELRCVCLDSRSPSSLRVKNSRPLRDAASPPAANQQAAANCDLGVFSAHSIDGDDPLSSCSLLQLLDESRLLVRSSGPHNSVHSNSVPPMSCGATDPIYSNKCQTSHHQHLLHPTTPTYEAGETPPKACPRHQPAMWTV from the exons ATGGACAAAGGGAAAGGACTGTCCCCTTCAAATGGAAGAGCCTTAGCTTGTTTCCCCAGGTCAAATG ATACTTCAGCTGAGTACTGGCACAGCACTCCAGTTAAAAGG AATACTGGTGGTGTTTCACTGGATGCTAGCCAACCCTCTGTCCTAAGCAGCGTCAAGATGGACAGTACAGCGCAACGGTGGGCCAGAAGTACGCCTCCCCTCCCAGCAGACGACCTGTGTCCCCCCAGCTCGCAGGACACCGAG TGTCCTGTGAATGATCCAAGTGGCTCCACCATCCAAAAGCAGAGGAGGGAGCTCAAGCTGCTGATGGCTGAGCTGAAGGACCGGGACAGGGAGCTGAACGCTATGGCTGCCTCCCATCATAAGCAGCTCCACGCCTGGGAGCAAGATCGCCACAGGGTGCTGACCTTGGAGCAGAGATGTGCCCGTTTGGATG ATGAGTTGCAGAAGCGTAACGAGGTGATCAGAGTCCTGACCAAACGTGTGTGGGTGGTGGAAACCCGGGAGGAGGTGGTCCAGAAGGAGCTCAGCGTAGCCCAACAGCAGATCTGTGCGCTTGAACAGAAACAGCAGAACATCAGCCAAAAATGTCAAGACTTTGAG GAGCAGAACCAAAGTCTCAACTCCACGGTCGTGGCTCTGTCCACTCAAGTCGGCTCTCTGCAGGTCAGGGAAGAAGAACTGAGCTCCATGCTCAAACTCAAG GACAAAGATGTGATGGAGGCCTCTGGTCATTTAGGCAACCTCACAGGGCACCTACGAGACCTGGAGACATCGCTGACAGAGAGTCGCTCGCGAGAAAGCAAACTCCTGAGAGACTCTGAGGAAAATAAACGTCGCTACAGAGAGGCCAGGAATGAGATCACACACCTTAAAG aggagctgcagcagcaggtaaCACAGAGCAGCACCCAGCGAGAGGAGATCATCCGTCTCAAACAGGAGCTGCAGCTGCTCCGTAGAGATCTGGCGTTGtcag GGGAGGGAGACTGCTGGAGAGATGAGCTGCTCGATTTGGCTCGCTCCAAACAGGAACGCACCATGTCAGAGCTCCGCTGCCTACGTCAG gTGTGTGAGAATCAGCGGAATGACCTGCAGCTCCTGCAGTTGAACCTGGAAACTGCACGTGAAACCCTGCAAGAAAAGACCGCTCAGGGGTCACCTGGCAG tcAGGAGGAGTTAAGATGTGTCTGTCTGGACAGCCGGTCACCTTCTTCGCTCAGAGTGAAGAACTCCAGACCTTTACGTGACGCTGCCTCTCCACCAGCAGCCAATCAGCAAGCCGCAGCCAACTGTGACCTGGGAGTCTTCTCTGCACACTCGATTGAT GGTGATGATCCTCTGTCCAGCTGTTCCCTGCTGCAGCTGTTGGATGAGTCCAGACTGCTCGTCCGCAGCTCGGGACCCCACAACTCTGTACACAGTAACAGTGTCCCTCCTATGAGCTGTGGGGCCACTGACCCTATTTACTCCAATAAGTGCCAGACATCCCACCACCAGCACCTTCTCCACCCAACCACACCGACGTATGAG GCTGGTGAAACTCCACCCAAGGCCTGTCCTCGACACCAGCCAGCCATGTGGACGGTTTGA